From Pogona vitticeps strain Pit_001003342236 chromosome ZW-PAR, PviZW2.1, whole genome shotgun sequence, one genomic window encodes:
- the GLE1 gene encoding mRNA export factor GLE1: protein MPSERFRLQTVEALRRSRKGQLPYCRDWRPDQEELLEEYRRPPQLAPYPGWVLEKILSHSPTPTPSNESTLVHGLSSLSLDTPPANQPVSTPLSTEAPSETQDHEEWRGLEENHDKAHTVCPLSKATAVEGLIRLHEKIQTLKSKEHIKERLELQELVVKAASEEARELLKRFDELKALKRHQECQHLQQELENSSREAQGQQEKLKEEHRRRAKLLNRKLREAEEQRQRQEELDRHRREESQERLRRLYSIQEEVLRIHQQMGLHSRPKDLPGMDLSLYSSRANQICGEVSGIVHLANERAFPAEADVVAANQALLEMHHLVSNMQQEIALAAEEKKRRDAELAAAATAAEAAAATAAATTAAAQQKKDKLQKPELAKAQVPDHGLQLKAEEQTMQWYEQLQKEREQCVASFTELANSKDSQVKKIKMDLQKAATIPVSQISTRAGSQLKEIFEKIHSLLSGKPVACGGHNISVTQHPEGLEFAYFKLAEKFVKQGEEEVASHHEAAFPIAVVASGIWELHPRVGSLILAHLHKKCPYAVPFYPALKEGTSLEEYQRTLGYKVKDSTVEAQDNFLKRMSGMIRLYAAILQLQWPYREKQGTHPHGLRHAWRWLAQMLNMEPLADVTATLLFDFLEVCGHALMKQYQAQFWKTILLIKEEYLPRIEAITNAGEMGSLIRFKQFLEKCLQRKEIPLPRGFLPASFWRS from the exons ATGCCGTCGGAGCGGTTCCGCCTGCAGACGGTGGAGGCCCTGCGGAGGAGCCGGAAAGGGCAGCTGCCTTACTGCCGAGACTGGCGCCCCGACCAGGAG GAACTTCTGGAAGAATACAGAAGGCCTCCACAGCTGGCACCCTACCCTGGCTGGGTGCTGGAAAAAATACTTTCCCATTCTCCAACGCCCACACCGTCTAATGAGTCGACTCTCGTCCATGGCTTGTCCTCCCTTTCGCTCGACACGCCGCCTGCCAACCAGCCGGTCTCCACACCCCTGTCGACAGAAGCCCCGAGTGAGACGCAG GATCATGAGGAATGGAGAGGGTTGGAAGAAAACCATGACAAAGCCCACACCGTGTGTCCGCTTTCCAAAGCCACAGCGGTAGAGGGCCTGATTCGGCTGCATGAGAAAATCCAGACATTGAAGTCCAAG GAGCATATCAAGGAGCGCTTGGAATTGCaggagctggtggtgaaggctgccTCCGAGGAGGCGAGGGAGCTGCTGAAGCGCTTCGATGAGCTGAAGGCACTCAAGCGGCATCAAGAATGCCAGCACCTGCAGCAAGAGCTGGAGAACAG CTCCAGGGAAGCCCAGGGCCAACAGGAGAAGTTGAAAGAGGAGCACCGACGCAGAGCAAAG CTCTTGAACCGGAAGCTGCGCGAGGCCGAGGAGCAGCGCCAGCGGCAGGAAGAGCTGGACCGCCACCGCCGGGAAGAGAGCCAGGAACGCCTGCGCCGCCTCTACTCCATCCAGGAGGAGGTTTTGCGCATCCACCAGCAGATGGGTCTCCATTCCAGGCCCAAAGACTTGCCCGGGATGGACCTCTCGCTCTACAGCAGTCGGGCGAATCAGATCTGCGGGGAAGTCTCGGGGATCGTTCATCTGGCTAACGAG AGAGCGTTCCCCGCTGAGGCAGACGTGGTTGCAGCCAACCAGGCGCTACTGGAGATGCATCATCTGGTTTCGAACATGCAGCAAGAGATTGCGCTGGCTGCGGAAGAGAAGAAGAGGCGCGATGCAGAGTTGGCGGCAGCAGCCAcagcggcggaggcggcggcggcaacggcagcagcaacaacagcggCGGCGCAACAGAAGAAGGATAAACTGCAGAAACCGGAGTTGGCGAAAGCCCAGGTCCCTGATCATG GGCTTCAGCTGAAGGCGGAAGAACAGACCATGCAGTGGTACGAGCAACTGCAGAAGGAGCGCGAGCAGTGCGTCGCTTCCTTTACTGAGCTGGCAAACAGCAAAGACAGTCAG gtgaaaaagattaaaatggatCTACAGAAAGCTGCTACCATCCCTGTTAGCCAGATTTCTACTAGAGCAG GTTCCCAGCTGAAAGAGATATTTGAAAAAATCCACAGCCTCCTTTCCGGAAAGCCCGTTGCCTGTGGTGGCCACAACATCTCCGTCACCCAACATCCCGAAGGTCTCGAGTTTGCTTATTTCAAACTGGCGGAAAAGTTCGTG AAACAAGGCGAGGAAGAAGTGGCCTCCCATCACGAAGCTGCTTTCCCCATCGCTGTGGTGGCTTCGGGTATCTGGGAGCTGCACCCTCGGGTGGGCAGCCTGATCTTAGCTCATTTGCACAAGAAGTGTCCTTATGCCGTCCCGTTCTATCCGGCCCTGAAAGAAGGAACTTCCCTGGAGGAATATCAGAG GACGCTCGGGTACAAAGTGAAGGATTCCACAGTGGAGGCTCAGGATAATTTCCTGAAACGGATGTCCGGGATGATCCGCCTCTACGCCGCTATCCTTCAGCTCCAGTGGCCTTACAGAGAAAAGCAAGGG ACTCATCCCCACGGGCTGCGCCACGCCTGGCGCTGGCTAGCGCAGATGCTGAACATGGAACCTTTGGCCGATGTGACGGCCACCCTTCTGTTTGACTTCCTGGAG GTCTGTGGCCATGCCCTGATGAAGCAGTACCAGGCGCAGTTTTGGAAAACAATCCTTCTGATTAAAGAGGAATACTTGCCAAG GATTGAAGCCATTACAAACGCCGGAGAAATGGGTTCTCTCATTCGATTCAAGCAGTTTTTGGAG AAATGTTTGCAACGGAAGGAAATCCCCTTACCAAGAGGATTCCTGCCGGCGTCCTTCTGGAGGTCATGA
- the ODF2 gene encoding outer dense fiber protein 2 isoform X2, translated as MPPPACRRRKMKSRSTTPPLHVHVDENTPVHVHIKKGQKTPPPPAKPQQKPKQKMKGDTVNVRRSVRVKTRVPWMPPGKTSCRESSYKWEGPTHRLEITPPDSEKLLSVLRLSDLSTDEEDAIHCKMNKYEKKIDSLLNVVGTLKNEVKMPKREDSRCVAKRLLEERKEELDEVTQELVETEHENTVLRRNIERMKEEKDLSILQKRHLLHEKECLMAKLVEAELDGAAAAKQIQALKDAIGKLKSEKHMTSSDINTLTRQKELLLQKLSTFEETNRTLRDLLREQHSREKDSQKLAEQQAALVKRLTEADTEKALLMRKLQEKEKEIDDLMVQIQTEKDQAKTAAELSKSMEAVRGHLQAQLRNKEAENHRLGIQIRNLERVAAQHKAEVDNIMEQLKELKAKGERDKEALKMAIKAQKERAERSEEYADQLNAQLAEKDAYVAEALSTLESWRNRYNQVVKDKSDLEVEIVMLNNRITDLLEQQAAMEEKMREDRDALVDKLHRHATESTSFKMENERLKNSMAPVEERLNQAQDEVAKLKASLKNYEGLIESYKNQVLKTRMEADEVTAKLESCDKENKALKEEMNKEIENARKQFQNQLAELEKLPEILRMTETKLAECQDQLKSYEKKNTDLSAMITDLRQRIELQGDKMELTRGKCQVAQEENKQLVLKLEEVERKLEVASRQNIEFLQVIAKREESIHQSQLRLEEKTRECASLARQLEMAIEDAKRQLEQTRERAAARERTAQSRILDLETQLSRTKTELNQLRRGKEDAERRYESRLQDLKDRLEQSESTNRSMHNYVQFLKSSYANVFGDSALTSSPIHPRSPL; from the exons CAAAAGCCCAAGCAGAAGATGAAAGGGGACACCGTGAATGTGCGCCGCAGTGTCCGAGTCAAAACCCGAGTCCCCTGGATGCCCCCGGGCAAAACATCTTGCAGAGAATCATCCTACAAGTGGGAG GGACCAACCCATCGCCTGGAGATCACCCCGCCCGATTCGGAAAAATTGCTGTCAGTGCTGCGCCTGAGTGACCTTTCCACAGACGAGGAGGACGCCATTCACTGCAAAATGAACAAGTACGAGAAGAAGATTGACAGCCTGCTGAACGTTGTGGGCACCCTGAAAAACGAG GTCAAAATGCCAAAACGGGAGGATTCGCGATGCGTGGCCAAGCGCCTGCTGGAAGAGCGGAAGGAGGAGCTGGACGAGGTCACCCAGGAGCTGGTTGAGACAGAACATGAGAACACCGTCCTGCGGCGCAACATTGAGCggatgaaagaagagaaagatctGAGCAT ACTCCAGAAGCGCCACCTGCTGCACGAGAAGGAGTGTTTGATGGCCAAGCTGGTGGAGGCCGAGCTGGACGGAGCTGCCGCCGCCAAACAGATCCAGGCCCTGAAGGACGCGATTGGGAAACTGAAATCC GAAAAGCACATGACCTCCTCGGACATCAATACGCTGACGAGGCAGAAGGAGCTGCTCTTACAGAAGCTCAGCACGTTCGAAGAGACCAATCGGACGCTCCGGGACTTGCTTAGAGAGCAGCACAGCCGGGAA aaAGACTCTCAGAAGCTGGCAGAACAGCAAGCAGCCCTTGTGAAACGCCTGACGGAGGCCGACACTGAGAAAGCG ctgttGATGAGGAAGCtccaagagaaagagaaggaaatagaTGATCTGATGGTGCAGATACAGACAGAAAAG GATCAAGCCAAGACGGCAGCTGAACTCTCAAAGTCTATGGAAGCCGTGAGGGGACATTTGCAGGCCCAGTTGCGGAATAAAGAAGCTGAGAACCATCGCCTGGGTATCCAGATTCGG AATCTGGAACGTGTGGCCGCCCAGCACAAGGCAGAGGTGGACAACATCATGGAGCAGCTGAAAGAGCTGAAGGCGAAAGGAGAGCGGGACAAAGAGGCCCTGAAAATGGCCATCAAGGCGCAGAAAGAGCGAGCGGAGCGAAGTGAAGAATATGCCGACCAACTGAACGCCCAGCTGGCCGAAAAG GACGCCTACGTTGCCGAGGCCTTGTCTACCTTGGAGTCCTGGAGGAACCGCTACAATCAAGTGGTGAAAGACAAAAGCGATCTGGAGGTGGAGATAGTGATGTTGAACAA CCGCATTACAGATCTGCTGGAGCAGCAAGCCGCCATGGAGGAAAAGATGCGGGAAGACCGAGACGCTTTGGTGGACAAGCTCCATCGGCACGCGACGGAGAGCACCTCCTTCAAGATGGAGAATGAGAGGCTGAAG AACAGCATGGCTCCTGTGGAGGAGAGACTGAATCAGGCTCAGGATGAAGTGGCCAAACTCAAAGCATCCCTCAAGAACTATGAAGGCCTGATTGAGTCCTACAAGAATCAG GTGTTGAAAACCCGAATGGAAGCGGACGAGGTGACCGCGAAGCTGGAGAGCTGTgataaagaaaacaaagcactgaaggaagaaatgaacaaagaaattgaaaat GCTCGTAAGCAGTTCCAGAACCAGTTGGCTGAACTCGAGAAGCTTCCGGAGATCTTAAGGATGACCGAGACGAAACTGGCCGAGTGTCAGGATCAGCTCAAGAGTTACGAGAAGAAGAACACGGATCTCTCGGCCATGATTACGGACCTCCGTCAGCGG ATTGAGCTTCAGGGCGACAAGATGGAGTTGACGAGAGGAAAGTGTCAGGTGGCCCAGGAGGAGAATAAGCAGCTGGTCCTCAAGCTGGAGGAGGTCGAGAG GAAGCTGGAAGTGGCGAGCAGGCAGAACATCGAGTTCCTGCAGGTCATCGCCAAAAGGGAGGAGTCGATCCACCAGTCCCAGCTGCGCCTGGAGGAGAAGACCCGGGAGTGCGCCTCCCTGGCCCGCCAGCTGGAGATGGCCATCGAGGACGCCAAGAGGCAG cTGGAACAAACAAGAGAGCGGGCGGCCGCCAGGGAAAGGACAGCCCAGTCCAGGATCCTGGATTTGGAGACCCAGCTGAGCCGGACAAAAACGGAACTGAATCAGCTGCGGCGGGGCAAGGAGGAC GCTGAACGTCGTTATGAGAGCCGCCTCCAGGACCTGAAGGACCGGCTGGAACAGTCCGAGAGCACCAACCGCAGCATGCACAACTACGTCCAGTTTCTCAAGTCCTCGTACGCCAACGTCTTTGGAGACAGTGCCTTAACGAGTTCCCCCATCCATCCTCGGTCTCCCCTGTGA
- the ODF2 gene encoding outer dense fiber protein 2 isoform X5: MPPPACRRRKMKSRSTTPPLHVHVDENTPVHVHIKKGQKTPPPPAKPQQKPKQKMKGDTVNVRRSVRVKTRVPWMPPGKTSCRESSYKWEGPTHRLEITPPDSEKLLSVLRLSDLSTDEEDAIHCKMNKYEKKIDSLLNVVGTLKNEVKMPKREDSRCVAKRLLEERKEELDEVTQELVETEHENTVLRRNIERMKEEKDLSILQKRHLLHEKECLMAKLVEAELDGAAAAKQIQALKDAIGKLKSEKHMTSSDINTLTRQKELLLQKLSTFEETNRTLRDLLREQHSREKDSQKLAEQQAALVKRLTEADTEKALLMRKLQEKEKEIDDLMVQIQTEKDQAKTAAELSKSMEAVRGHLQAQLRNKEAENHRLGIQIRNLERVAAQHKAEVDNIMEQLKELKAKGERDKEALKMAIKAQKERAERSEEYADQLNAQLAEKDAYVAEALSTLESWRNRYNQVVKDKSDLEVEIVMLNNRITDLLEQQAAMEEKMREDRDALVDKLHRHATESTSFKMENERLKNSMAPVEERLNQAQDEVAKLKASLKNYEGLIESYKNQVLKTRMEADEVTAKLESCDKENKALKEEMNKEIENARKQFQNQLAELEKLPEILRMTETKLAECQDQLKSYEKKNTDLSAMITDLRQREAGSGEQAEHRVPAGHRQKGGVDPPVPAAPGGEDPGVRLPGPPAGDGHRGRQEAAGTNKRAGGRQGKDSPVQDPGFGDPAEPDKNGTESAAAGQGGR, from the exons CAAAAGCCCAAGCAGAAGATGAAAGGGGACACCGTGAATGTGCGCCGCAGTGTCCGAGTCAAAACCCGAGTCCCCTGGATGCCCCCGGGCAAAACATCTTGCAGAGAATCATCCTACAAGTGGGAG GGACCAACCCATCGCCTGGAGATCACCCCGCCCGATTCGGAAAAATTGCTGTCAGTGCTGCGCCTGAGTGACCTTTCCACAGACGAGGAGGACGCCATTCACTGCAAAATGAACAAGTACGAGAAGAAGATTGACAGCCTGCTGAACGTTGTGGGCACCCTGAAAAACGAG GTCAAAATGCCAAAACGGGAGGATTCGCGATGCGTGGCCAAGCGCCTGCTGGAAGAGCGGAAGGAGGAGCTGGACGAGGTCACCCAGGAGCTGGTTGAGACAGAACATGAGAACACCGTCCTGCGGCGCAACATTGAGCggatgaaagaagagaaagatctGAGCAT ACTCCAGAAGCGCCACCTGCTGCACGAGAAGGAGTGTTTGATGGCCAAGCTGGTGGAGGCCGAGCTGGACGGAGCTGCCGCCGCCAAACAGATCCAGGCCCTGAAGGACGCGATTGGGAAACTGAAATCC GAAAAGCACATGACCTCCTCGGACATCAATACGCTGACGAGGCAGAAGGAGCTGCTCTTACAGAAGCTCAGCACGTTCGAAGAGACCAATCGGACGCTCCGGGACTTGCTTAGAGAGCAGCACAGCCGGGAA aaAGACTCTCAGAAGCTGGCAGAACAGCAAGCAGCCCTTGTGAAACGCCTGACGGAGGCCGACACTGAGAAAGCG ctgttGATGAGGAAGCtccaagagaaagagaaggaaatagaTGATCTGATGGTGCAGATACAGACAGAAAAG GATCAAGCCAAGACGGCAGCTGAACTCTCAAAGTCTATGGAAGCCGTGAGGGGACATTTGCAGGCCCAGTTGCGGAATAAAGAAGCTGAGAACCATCGCCTGGGTATCCAGATTCGG AATCTGGAACGTGTGGCCGCCCAGCACAAGGCAGAGGTGGACAACATCATGGAGCAGCTGAAAGAGCTGAAGGCGAAAGGAGAGCGGGACAAAGAGGCCCTGAAAATGGCCATCAAGGCGCAGAAAGAGCGAGCGGAGCGAAGTGAAGAATATGCCGACCAACTGAACGCCCAGCTGGCCGAAAAG GACGCCTACGTTGCCGAGGCCTTGTCTACCTTGGAGTCCTGGAGGAACCGCTACAATCAAGTGGTGAAAGACAAAAGCGATCTGGAGGTGGAGATAGTGATGTTGAACAA CCGCATTACAGATCTGCTGGAGCAGCAAGCCGCCATGGAGGAAAAGATGCGGGAAGACCGAGACGCTTTGGTGGACAAGCTCCATCGGCACGCGACGGAGAGCACCTCCTTCAAGATGGAGAATGAGAGGCTGAAG AACAGCATGGCTCCTGTGGAGGAGAGACTGAATCAGGCTCAGGATGAAGTGGCCAAACTCAAAGCATCCCTCAAGAACTATGAAGGCCTGATTGAGTCCTACAAGAATCAG GTGTTGAAAACCCGAATGGAAGCGGACGAGGTGACCGCGAAGCTGGAGAGCTGTgataaagaaaacaaagcactgaaggaagaaatgaacaaagaaattgaaaat GCTCGTAAGCAGTTCCAGAACCAGTTGGCTGAACTCGAGAAGCTTCCGGAGATCTTAAGGATGACCGAGACGAAACTGGCCGAGTGTCAGGATCAGCTCAAGAGTTACGAGAAGAAGAACACGGATCTCTCGGCCATGATTACGGACCTCCGTCAGCGG GAAGCTGGAAGTGGCGAGCAGGCAGAACATCGAGTTCCTGCAGGTCATCGCCAAAAGGGAGGAGTCGATCCACCAGTCCCAGCTGCGCCTGGAGGAGAAGACCCGGGAGTGCGCCTCCCTGGCCCGCCAGCTGGAGATGGCCATCGAGGACGCCAAGAGGCAG cTGGAACAAACAAGAGAGCGGGCGGCCGCCAGGGAAAGGACAGCCCAGTCCAGGATCCTGGATTTGGAGACCCAGCTGAGCCGGACAAAAACGGAACTGAATCAGCTGCGGCGGGGCAAGGAGGAC GCTGA